One segment of Podarcis muralis chromosome 17, rPodMur119.hap1.1, whole genome shotgun sequence DNA contains the following:
- the LOC114588024 gene encoding taste receptor type 2 member 41-like: MGSTRSENQMDHITLFITFYFIVSGALCILVFITNGLIVGVNVTDWMKGRSLMPSDEILASLGLSNLCFCTSLILDYFISLIWKEFFSKFYMVQKITFTLDIAASFLSFWFTAWLSVFYCMKIVNFKQSFLLRVKLQFSSLVRWFLLGSVLASCGATFLVTWTFETVSQASDNLNNQTFLSLPSDFNFTNDYKKRKLILVHMPMPYKLLPIILGCSVPLVIVIASSVPILNTLFRHAKNLEQNATIFHNPRLEVHLNAAKSVLSLLISYTSLFVSEIIIRTEIFPNWTYQYFLCLIFQLSNLVAQGFILVASNPKLKQSAVQIISCVQQ; the protein is encoded by the coding sequence atggGATCCACCAGGTCTGAAAACCAGATGGATCACATCACTCTATTTATAACCTTTTACTTCATTGTTTCAGGTGCTCTTTGTATTCTGGTTTTTATCACCAATGGGCTTATTGTTGGTGTGAATGTTACCGACTGGATGAAAGGCAGAAGTCTGATGCCCAGTGATGAAATTCTGGCCAGCCTGGGGCTGTCCAACCTTTGCTTCTGCACCTCACTAATTCTGGACTATTTCATTTCACTCATCTGGAAGGAGTTCTTCAGTAAGTTTTACATGGTGCAAAAAATCACATTCACCCTCGACATTGCTGCAAGCTTTTTGAGCTTCTGGTTCACTGCCTGGCTGAGTGTTTTCTACTGCATGAAGATTGTCAACTTCAAGCAGTCGTTTTTGCTGAGGGTGAAACTACAATTTTCTAGCCTTGTGCGTTGGTTCCTCCTTGGTTCTGTGCTGGCTTCCTGTGGAGCAACATTCCTAGTCACCTGGACTTTTGAAACAGTGTCCCAAGCATCCGACAATCTGAACAATCAGACTTTCCTCAGCCTTCCCTCTGACTTTAACTTTACAAACGACTACAAAAAGCGAAAATTGATACTCGTGCATATGCCTATGCCTTACAAACTCCTCCCCATTATCCTGGGCTGTTCTGTCCCCCTAGTGATAGTGATTGCCTCTTCTGTGCCAATTCTCAATACTCTTTTCAGgcatgccaaaaacctggaacaAAATGCAACCATTTTCCACAACCCTCGCCTGGAGGTTCATCTCAATGCAGCCAAGTCAGTGCTGTCTCTTCTTATAAGCTATACTTCCTTGTTTGTTAGCGAGATAATAATCAGAACGGAAATCTTTCCCAACTGGACTTATCAGTATTTTCTGTGTCTGATCTTTCAACTTTCTAACTTGGTGGCACAAGGTTTCATTCTGGTTGCAAGTAACCCAAAACTGAAGCAATCAGCTGTACAAATTATTTCCTGTGTGCAGCAGTAA